The window GGCTTCGACGATCCGCCCGCTGCGTGCCGCCGATCCGCCCAGCAGGGGCGGGTCACGACCCCATCCACGCCGGAGCCGACTCCTTGACCAGCACCCTCGAGACCCCGTCCACCCCCCAGGTCGCCGTCAACGACATCGGGAGCATGGACGACTTCCTCGCCGCCATCGACGAGACGATCAAGTACTTCAACGACGGCGACATCGTCGAGGGCACGATCGTCAAGGTCGACCGCGACGAGGTCCTGCTCGACATCGGCTACAAGACCGAGGGCGTCATCCCCTCGCGCGAGCTGAGCATCAAGCACGACGTCGACCCCAACGAGGTCGTCTCCGTCGGCGACTCCGTCGAGGCCCTGGTCCTGCAGAAGGAGGACAAGGAGGGGCGTCTGATCCTGTCCAAGAAGCGCGCGCAGTACGAGCGCGCCTGGGGCACGATCGAGACGATCAAGGAGGAGGACGGCATCGTCACCGGCACGGTGATCGAGGTCGTCAAGGGCGGTCTCATCCTCGACATCGGCCTGCGCGGCTTCCTGCCGGCATCGCTGGTCGAGATGCGCCGCGTGCGCGACCTCCAGCCGTACGTCGGCAAGGAGCTCGAGGCCAAGATCATCGAGCTGGACAAGAACCGCAACAACGTCGTCCTGTCCCGCCGCCAGTGGCTGGAGCAGACCCAGTCCGAGGTGCGCAGCACCTTCCTGGCGACGCTGCAGAAGGGCCAGGTCCGCAGCGGTGTGGTCTCGAGCATCGTCAACTTCGGTGCCTTCGTCGACCTCGGTGGCGTCGACGGCCTCGTGCACGTCTCCGAGCTGTCCTGGAAGCACATCGACCACCCGAGCGAGGTCGTCGAGGTCGGCCAGGAGGTCACCGTCGAGGTCCTCGACGTCGACCTCGACCGCGAGCGCGTCTCTCTGTCGCTGAAGGCCACGCAGGAAGACCCATGGCGTCAGTTCGCCCGCGGCCACGCCGTCGGCGACGTGATCGACGGGCGGGTTACCAAGCTGGTCCCGTTCGGAGCTTTCGTCGAGGTAGACGATGCGATCGAAGGCCTCGTCCACATCTCCGAGCTCGCGGACCATCACGTGGAGCGGGCCGAAGACGAGGTCGGCGTCCACGACAAGGTGGAGGTCAAGATCATCGACATCGATCTCGACCGGCGTCGCATCAGCCTGTCGCGCAAACAAGCGATGAAGGGGACTGGCGAGGAGTACGGCCTCCCGGGCACGGATGCGGCGACCGGTACAGCCGGTGATGGCGACACAGCCGCCGCCGCGCCGGCCGACGCCTCGGAGATGGAGCTCGAGCCCTCCGAGGTCGAGATGGAGGTCGAGGTGCGAGCGGCGACCGAGGCCGCAGGGATGACGACCGAGAGCACGATCCAGCGCCCGCAGCCGGAAGAGGAGCTGATCTCCGCCGCGCAGATGATGCCGGAGATGACCGACGAGGCGCTCGCGCCGGAGGTTGCCGACGATCCCGTGGCTGCCGCGCAGATCGCGCCCGACGAGGAGAAGGAACAGGCCGAGCTGATCGCACAGATGTCCCCGGACCACAATCCGGCGGCACGCGCCGACGTGGGTATCCCCGATACGAAGATCCGTCCGCTCGACCGCGCTCTCAACCGCGAGATCCCGGACCCGGGCGCCGCGCCCGGCGAGAACATCGACGCGATCGCAGACGAGCTCGCGGCTACATCGACCGAAGGGCAGGACGAGCTGACCCCGACGCCGGTGGACGTCACCGCGCATGCTCCGCAGGGGTCACGGGTCGAAGGGGAGTCGCTCGACCCCGAGGACACCGGAAGAGAAGAGTCGCTCGAGGCGATCGTCCAGGACCTGAAGCGCGAGCGCGGGCAGGACTAACCACCGCGCGTGTTCACCGCCGGTCTGACCGGAGGAATAGGTTCCGGTAAGTCCACGTTTGCCGCGCTCTTAGCGGAGAGAGGAGCGCAGATCATCGACGCGGACCACCTGGGGCGCGAGGCTTTGCAGCCGGGGAAACCGGCGTGGCACTCGGTCGTCGACAGCTTCGGCGACGAGGTGCTCGCCGCGGGAACGATGCAGATCGACAGGAAGCGGCTGGCCGCCATCGTCTTCAACGACCCGCAGAAGCTAGCGGCGCTGAACGCGATCACGCACCCCGTGATCGTGCGCGGGATCGCGGACGAGCTCGAGCGGCTTTCTCGAACCGACTCGATAGTGGTCATCGACGCGGCGCTGATCGTCGAGCTCGGGCTGCACGAGGGCTTGAACGTCCTGATCGTGGTGGATGCGCCGGATAACCAGCGGGTGCGGCGCCTCGTGACCTCGAGAGGCATGCGGGCCGTCGACGTCGAGGCGCGCATGGCGGCACAGGTGCCACGTCAGAAGTTGTTGGAGCACGCGGACATCATCGTGATGAACGACGCGACGTTGGAGCAGCTGGCGCGGGAGGCGGACCGGGTCTGGGACGATCTCTGCGCGCGTGCGGCATGAGCCGTATCCAGATGGTCTTCTTCGATGCGGGCGAGACCTTGATCCATCCACACCCGTCGTTCCCCGAGTTGTTCGCGATCGTCTGTCGCCGCCGTGGGGTCGACATAGATGCCGCACTGGTGGCGGAGGTACAAGAGCGTCTCGCGCCTCATCTGATCGACCTCGCGGAGGACACCGGAGTAACGCAACCCTCTCTAGACCCTGCCGCGTCCCGCACGTTCTGGACGTTCCTGTACCGGCGGTTCCTGCAAGAGCTCGGTATCCACCAGCAGGATCTAGCAGATGACCTTTACGACACCTTTTCTGACAGCACCTCGTACAAGGTCTTCGACGACGTCCTCCCGAGTCTGGAACGGCTGCAGGACGAGGGCTACAGGATCGGCTTGATCTCGAACTTCGAGGGCTGGTTGCAGAAGATCCTGGTCGAACAGGAGCTGGGCGAGACCTTCGAGGTCAGCGTCATCTCGGGGCTCGAGGGCGTGGAGAAGCCGGACCCCCAGATCTACCGGCTCGCCATAGAGCGCGCGGGGGTCGACCCCGCGTTGTCGGTGCACGTGGGAGATTCGGTCGCGATGGATGTGTTGCCGTCACGCGAAGCAGGGATGAATCCGGTGCTACTCGATCGCGTCGGCCGATACGCGGGCTCGCAGTGGCCGTCGATCGGATCTTTAGAGGAATTGCCCGCGCTCATCCCGAAGCTTTAGCCATGCCGGACTCACTGAACCCGACGCTCGCGAAGGGCGAGAGGCATTACGACGAGCTCGCGGCGCTCTACGAGATCGCTGCACTCAGCGCGTCACGCGGCGACCGGTCCGACTTGATCGACCGGATCGTTCACATCGTTCGGGAGGTGATAGCGGCCGAGCGGGTGCTGCTGTTCACCTATGACTCGGATACCGCCCAGCTGCGTCTGCACCAGGAGAAGGGCCTGCAGGGGGATCCGTTCCCCGCGTCGACGCCTGGGTTGATCAGCCGGGTCCTCCACGGACGGTCGGCCGAGCTCACGAACCAGCTCACGGACGAAGAAGAAGGCGACGCCCAGCTCAGGACGAGGGCGGGGGCCTACCAGGTGGTGGCCACGCCGCTCCTTCTCGGAGACCAGGTTCTGGGGGTTCTCGCGGGGGTGAACTCACTGCGCGGGTCCTTCAGGCCGGACGACCTCCGCGTCTTGTCGATCCTCGGCGACCGCATCGCGGTCACGCTCGAGAACGCGCACCTCCTCCGGAGCCTCCAGCGACAGGTGGGCGAGCTGGAGGGCCTGCAGCGCCTGTCGAGGTTGCTGACCTCCGGCGTCCCGCTCGAGCAGGTGATCGACGAGAGCATCCGCATCACGGCCGAGCTCATCGACTGCGACAAGATCGCCCTCCTCTTGTACGACGAGGAGTCAGACGAGCTGGTCGCGCAACGTCCCGCGATCGGGATCCAACCGGAACAGCTTCGGGCGCTGAGGCTTCCAGTCGCGGAGCCTTCCATGGGAAGCACGGTGTTCCGAACCAACACGCCGATGAGCTCGAACGACGCGCCCAGCGATGCCTGGGTCAGCAAGACCGCCCAGCAACTGCTGGACATCCAGTCGCTGTTGGTCGTGCCGCTCGCAAGCGGGCCGCGACCCGTAGGCGTATTGAAGCTGATCAATGCCCGCGACGGTCAATTCGATGAGGTCGAGACGAACTACGCGTCCTTGTTGGGACGCCAGATCGGCGCGATCTTGGAGAGTCACCTGTCTCGCACCCGCGAGCAGGCCCTCGTTCGCAGGCTCCGGGATGCGGATCGGACGAAGTCGGAGTTCGTCTCGATGCTCGCACACGAGCTGAAGGGTCCGATGACGACGGTGCTCGGCTTCAGCCACACCTTGCGGGAGCAGTGGGACCGGCTGGAGGACGCGAAGCGCGAGCAGGTTTTGGAGATCATCAACAAAGAGGTGGCTCGTCTGTCGCGCTTGGTCAACGACCTGTTGGACGTCACGCGGATGGAGGCCGGAACCCTCCGCTACGAGCTCGAACCCACCGAGCTGCAGGAGATCATCGACAGTTTGTTAGTGGTGCACACATCGCTGCGGGTCGATCATCTCGTCACGGCGGAGCTGCCGAAGGATCTGCCGAAGGTGATGGCGGATAAGGACCGGATCCGTCAGGTGATCATCAACCTCCTGACGAACGCCACCAGGTATTCGCCCGCGGGCACCTACATCACGATCGACGCTGAAGAGGTCGAGGAGCAGGGGCAGCGTTTCGTGCGCGTGTCGGTAAGGGATGAGGGCATCGGCATCGCGCCTGAAGACGCCGAGCGGGTGTTCGCGAAGTTCGCGATGCTGCCGAAGCCGGGATGGACCAAGAAGGGGACGGGGCTCGGGCTCTTCATCACCAGGGCGATCATCCACGCGATGGGCGGCCGCATCTGGGTCAAATCGCAGGTCGGCAAAGGGGCGACCTTCTACTTCACACTGCGGGTCGCCGAAGACGCCGCCGCCGGCGCCTAACCCGTCAGGCGCCTCGCAGAAACCGTCTCACCCCCTAACTAAACTGGCTTTATGCCTCCGTTCAAGGTGGAGTCGGATTTCTCGCCCTCCGGCGATCAGCCCGCCGCTATCGATCAGATAGTCGACCGCGTCCGCGCGGGCGAGCGCTATACGGCACTCCTGGGGGCGACCGGGACGGGTAAGACGGCCACGATCGCGTGGGCGGTCGAGCAGATCCAGAAGCCGACGCTGGTGATCGCGCCGAACAAGTCACTGGCGGCGCAGCTGTGCAACGAGTTCAAGCGGTTCTTCCCACACAACGCCGTCGAGTACTTCGTCTCCTACTACGACTACTACCAGCCCGAGGCGTACGTGCCGTCGTCCGACACCTATATCGAGAAGGACTCCTCGATCAACGACGAGATCGAGCGATTGAGGCACTCGGCTACGAGCGCGCTGCTGCAGCGGGACGACGTCCTCATAGTCGCGAGCGTGTCGTGCATCTTCGGCCTGGGCTCGCCCGAGGAGTATCTGAACCAGGTGGTGAGCGTCGCCCGCGGGGACACGGCGGATCGCGACTTCATCACACAGAAGCTCGTCGACATCCAGTACGAGCGCAACGACATCAACTTCATCCGCGGCAAGTTCCGGGTCCGGGGCGACACGATCGAGATCTTTCCTGCATATGAAGAGGTGGCGGTCCGGGTCGAGCTGTTCGGCGACGAGGTCGATCGCATCATCCTGTTCGACCCGTTGACCGGCGAGATCGTCCGAGAGCTGGATCACGTCACGGTCTATCCCGCCTCGCACTACGTGGCGTCGCGCGATCGGATGGAGCGGGCCATCGGCGCGATCGAGCGAGAGCTGGCCGATCGACTGAAGGTGTTGGAGAACGAGCGAAAGCTGCTCGAGGCGCAGCGGCTCCGGATGCGCACGCAGTACGACCTCGAGATGATGCGGGAGGTCGGTTTCTGTTCCGGGATCGAGAACTACTCCCGCCACATCGAGGGACGGGAGCCCGGTAGCAAGCCCAACACCCTCATCGACTACTTCCCGAAGGACTTCCTGTGCGTGCTGGACGAGTCGCACGTGACGATCCCTCAGCTGAACGGCATGTACCACGGCGACATGAGCCGCAAGGGGACGTTGGTAGAGCACGGGTTCCGGCTCCCGAGCGCGATGGACAACCGGCCGCTGCGCTTCGACGAGTGGCTGGAGGCCGTGAATCAGGTCGTATTCATGAGTGCCACGCCGGGCCCATTCGAGCTACGTCACGCGGGTCAGCCGGTCGAGCAGCTGGTACGGCCCACGGGCCTGATCGATCC of the Actinomycetota bacterium genome contains:
- a CDS encoding HAD-IA family hydrolase, with translation MSRIQMVFFDAGETLIHPHPSFPELFAIVCRRRGVDIDAALVAEVQERLAPHLIDLAEDTGVTQPSLDPAASRTFWTFLYRRFLQELGIHQQDLADDLYDTFSDSTSYKVFDDVLPSLERLQDEGYRIGLISNFEGWLQKILVEQELGETFEVSVISGLEGVEKPDPQIYRLAIERAGVDPALSVHVGDSVAMDVLPSREAGMNPVLLDRVGRYAGSQWPSIGSLEELPALIPKL
- a CDS encoding ATP-binding protein, translated to MPDSLNPTLAKGERHYDELAALYEIAALSASRGDRSDLIDRIVHIVREVIAAERVLLFTYDSDTAQLRLHQEKGLQGDPFPASTPGLISRVLHGRSAELTNQLTDEEEGDAQLRTRAGAYQVVATPLLLGDQVLGVLAGVNSLRGSFRPDDLRVLSILGDRIAVTLENAHLLRSLQRQVGELEGLQRLSRLLTSGVPLEQVIDESIRITAELIDCDKIALLLYDEESDELVAQRPAIGIQPEQLRALRLPVAEPSMGSTVFRTNTPMSSNDAPSDAWVSKTAQQLLDIQSLLVVPLASGPRPVGVLKLINARDGQFDEVETNYASLLGRQIGAILESHLSRTREQALVRRLRDADRTKSEFVSMLAHELKGPMTTVLGFSHTLREQWDRLEDAKREQVLEIINKEVARLSRLVNDLLDVTRMEAGTLRYELEPTELQEIIDSLLVVHTSLRVDHLVTAELPKDLPKVMADKDRIRQVIINLLTNATRYSPAGTYITIDAEEVEEQGQRFVRVSVRDEGIGIAPEDAERVFAKFAMLPKPGWTKKGTGLGLFITRAIIHAMGGRIWVKSQVGKGATFYFTLRVAEDAAAGA
- the coaE gene encoding dephospho-CoA kinase (Dephospho-CoA kinase (CoaE) performs the final step in coenzyme A biosynthesis.), encoding MFTAGLTGGIGSGKSTFAALLAERGAQIIDADHLGREALQPGKPAWHSVVDSFGDEVLAAGTMQIDRKRLAAIVFNDPQKLAALNAITHPVIVRGIADELERLSRTDSIVVIDAALIVELGLHEGLNVLIVVDAPDNQRVRRLVTSRGMRAVDVEARMAAQVPRQKLLEHADIIVMNDATLEQLAREADRVWDDLCARAA
- the uvrB gene encoding excinuclease ABC subunit UvrB, which encodes MPPFKVESDFSPSGDQPAAIDQIVDRVRAGERYTALLGATGTGKTATIAWAVEQIQKPTLVIAPNKSLAAQLCNEFKRFFPHNAVEYFVSYYDYYQPEAYVPSSDTYIEKDSSINDEIERLRHSATSALLQRDDVLIVASVSCIFGLGSPEEYLNQVVSVARGDTADRDFITQKLVDIQYERNDINFIRGKFRVRGDTIEIFPAYEEVAVRVELFGDEVDRIILFDPLTGEIVRELDHVTVYPASHYVASRDRMERAIGAIERELADRLKVLENERKLLEAQRLRMRTQYDLEMMREVGFCSGIENYSRHIEGREPGSKPNTLIDYFPKDFLCVLDESHVTIPQLNGMYHGDMSRKGTLVEHGFRLPSAMDNRPLRFDEWLEAVNQVVFMSATPGPFELRHAGQPVEQLVRPTGLIDPEVVIRPTKGQIDDLMEEIRKRTEADARVLVTTLTKKMAEDLTDYLVESGIRVRYLHADIDTVQRIEILRDLRLGEFDVLVGINLLREGLDLPEVSLVAILDADKEGYLRSQTSLIQTIGRAARNVEGQVIMYADEVTDSMQRAINETQRRRMIQMAYNEEHGIDPQSIRKAVSDILIEGFGRKRDTVPTKSKSRRKDPVGGGPDELKRLILQLEEEMHTAAEDLRFEYAARIRDEIADLRRELREVG